In Serratia marcescens subsp. marcescens ATCC 13880, a single genomic region encodes these proteins:
- a CDS encoding PEP phosphonomutase, whose product MKRYLDCSASDLADIGKADLLYAIRASEGRILVSETIAVTQPLLNNVTNAELAASQGADLLLLNLFDVDRPHIAGLPADVPPQEALRTLQRLTGRVVGVNLEAVDPAFATEHNDFWQMTAGRAATAENARKLYQLGARMLVLTGNPNNGVSNQAIAAALKAIRDEVGDEMVLVTGKMHGAGIVRESGSQLIGERDIALFVENGADIVLLPAPGTIPGMSQEKVAALIAFAQRQGALAMTAIGTSQEGADVQTVRQIALMSKMAGADLHHIGDTGYLGLALPENIFAYSVAIRGVRHTYSRMARSVNR is encoded by the coding sequence ATGAAACGCTATCTGGACTGCAGCGCCAGCGATCTGGCCGATATCGGCAAAGCCGATTTGCTCTACGCCATCCGCGCCAGCGAAGGGCGCATCTTGGTCAGCGAAACCATCGCGGTCACTCAGCCGCTGCTCAATAACGTCACCAATGCCGAACTGGCGGCCAGTCAGGGCGCCGATCTGTTGCTGTTGAACCTGTTCGACGTCGATCGTCCGCATATCGCGGGCCTGCCCGCCGACGTGCCGCCGCAGGAGGCGCTGCGCACGCTGCAGCGCCTGACCGGGCGGGTGGTCGGGGTGAACCTGGAGGCGGTCGATCCGGCTTTCGCTACCGAACATAACGACTTCTGGCAGATGACGGCGGGCCGCGCCGCCACCGCCGAAAATGCCCGTAAACTGTATCAACTCGGCGCGCGCATGCTGGTGCTGACCGGCAACCCGAACAACGGCGTCAGCAATCAGGCGATCGCCGCCGCGCTGAAAGCGATCCGCGATGAAGTGGGCGACGAGATGGTGCTGGTGACCGGCAAAATGCACGGCGCGGGCATTGTGCGCGAAAGCGGCAGCCAGCTGATCGGCGAGCGGGACATCGCGCTGTTCGTGGAAAACGGCGCGGACATCGTGCTGTTGCCGGCGCCGGGCACGATTCCCGGCATGTCGCAGGAGAAAGTGGCGGCGTTGATCGCCTTTGCCCAGCGGCAGGGCGCGCTGGCGATGACGGCGATCGGCACCTCGCAAGAGGGGGCCGACGTGCAGACCGTGCGGCAGATTGCGCTGATGAGCAAAATGGCCGGCGCCGATCTGCATCATATCGGTGATACCGGCTATTTGGGGTTGGCGCTGCCGGAAAACATCTTCGCCTACAGCGTGGCGATTCGCGGCGTGCGCCACACCTACAGCCGCATGGCGCGATCGGTGAACCGTTAA
- a CDS encoding alpha/beta fold hydrolase, with translation MGKSLHYLDVGSGFPLLLGHSYLFDLNMWAPQFEALAKRYRLIVPDLWGHGDSPALPPGRNSLSDIAADHLALMDRLDIEEFGIVGLSVGGMWGAELAALAPERVKVLALLDSYLGDETPEARQRYMGMLAAVEQAGAIASPLLEHVASLFYSDDVPDALLQSLLCQLQSLPADRLRESIVPLGRMIFGRPDKLALLENITAASIVITGAQDKPRPPAEGQRMADLLGCRHVLIPDAGHISNKENPTAVNETLLAFLAENTTPLF, from the coding sequence ATGGGCAAATCCCTGCATTACCTCGACGTGGGTTCGGGCTTTCCGTTGCTGCTGGGCCACAGCTATCTGTTCGATCTGAATATGTGGGCGCCGCAGTTCGAAGCGCTGGCGAAACGCTACCGCCTGATCGTGCCGGATCTCTGGGGCCACGGCGATTCACCGGCGCTGCCGCCCGGGCGAAACAGCCTGTCGGATATCGCCGCCGATCATTTGGCGCTGATGGATCGTTTGGATATTGAAGAGTTCGGCATCGTCGGCCTGTCCGTAGGCGGCATGTGGGGCGCCGAACTGGCGGCGCTGGCGCCGGAGCGGGTGAAAGTGCTGGCGCTGCTGGACAGCTACCTGGGCGACGAAACCCCAGAGGCGCGGCAGCGCTATATGGGCATGCTGGCCGCCGTGGAACAGGCCGGCGCCATCGCATCGCCGCTGCTGGAACATGTCGCGTCGCTGTTTTATTCCGATGATGTCCCCGACGCCTTATTGCAATCGCTGCTGTGCCAGCTCCAGAGCCTGCCCGCCGATCGCCTGCGCGAGAGCATCGTACCGCTGGGCCGGATGATCTTTGGCCGCCCCGACAAGCTGGCGCTGCTGGAAAACATCACCGCCGCCAGCATCGTCATCACCGGCGCGCAAGATAAGCCGCGCCCGCCGGCAGAAGGCCAGCGCATGGCGGATCTTCTCGGTTGTCGGCATGTACTGATCCCTGACGCCGGGCATATCAGCAACAAGGAAAACCCGACGGCGGTCAACGAAACGCTGCTGGCGTTTCTGGCTGAAAACACTACGCCACTGTTCTGA
- the yajD gene encoding HNH nuclease YajD — MAYIPKNYAKLETGYREKALKLFPWVCGRCSREFVYSNLRELTVHHIDHDHSNNPEDGSNWEMLCLYCHDHEHSKYTEADQYGSTVVAGEDAQKDVGVATHNPFANLKAMMKK; from the coding sequence ATGGCCTATATCCCCAAAAACTATGCGAAGCTGGAAACCGGCTACCGCGAAAAAGCGCTGAAACTGTTCCCCTGGGTGTGTGGGCGCTGCTCACGCGAGTTCGTCTATTCCAACCTGCGCGAACTGACGGTGCACCACATCGATCACGATCACAGCAACAACCCGGAAGACGGCAGCAACTGGGAAATGTTGTGTCTGTATTGCCACGACCACGAGCACTCGAAATACACCGAGGCCGATCAATACGGTTCGACGGTAGTGGCCGGTGAAGACGCGCAGAAAGATGTCGGCGTCGCCACCCACAATCCGTTCGCCAACCTGAAAGCGATGATGAAGAAATAA
- the lsrK gene encoding autoinducer-2 kinase, translated as MDNYLMALDAGTGSIRAVIFDLAGNQIAHGQAEWQHLAVPGVPGSMEFDLSRNWQLACQCIRQAMQRAGLSAQAIRAVACCSMREGIVLYDRNGVPIWACANVDARASHEVSELKELHNHGFEREVYQHSGQTLALSAMPRLLWLAHHRPDIYRQAATLTMISDWLANMLSGELAVDPSNAGTTGMLDLTSRDWRPALLDLAGLRADILSPVKETGSVLGRVTEQAAQESGLLRGTPVVMGGGDVQLGSLGLGIVRAGQTAVLGGTFWQQIVNLPEPAIDPEMNIRINPHVIPGMAQAESISFFTGLTMRWFRDAFCAEEKLLAERLGIDAYSLLEEMAARVPPGAYGVMPIFSDAMHFKTWYHAAPSFINMSIDPERCNKQTLFRALEENAAIVSACNLEQIAAFSGVQARSLVFAGGGAKGKLWSQILSDVTGLTVRVPVVKEATALGCAIAAGVGAGLYESLAETGERLVRWEREHQPDMTHHALYQEQKETWRRVYADQLTLVDNGLTTSLWKAPGL; from the coding sequence ATGGATAACTACTTGATGGCGCTGGACGCAGGAACGGGCAGCATTCGCGCGGTGATCTTCGATCTGGCGGGTAACCAGATCGCGCACGGCCAGGCGGAGTGGCAACACCTGGCGGTGCCGGGCGTGCCCGGCTCGATGGAGTTTGACCTCAGCCGCAACTGGCAGCTGGCCTGCCAGTGCATCCGCCAGGCGATGCAACGCGCAGGCTTGAGCGCTCAGGCGATCCGCGCGGTGGCCTGCTGCTCGATGCGTGAAGGCATCGTGCTGTACGACCGCAACGGCGTGCCGATCTGGGCCTGCGCCAACGTCGACGCTCGCGCCAGCCACGAAGTCAGCGAGCTGAAAGAGCTGCACAACCACGGCTTCGAACGCGAGGTGTACCAGCACTCCGGCCAGACGCTGGCACTGAGCGCCATGCCGCGCCTGCTTTGGCTGGCGCACCATCGGCCGGACATCTACCGCCAGGCGGCGACGCTGACCATGATCAGCGACTGGCTGGCCAACATGCTGAGCGGTGAACTGGCGGTCGATCCTTCCAACGCCGGCACCACCGGCATGCTGGATCTGACCAGCCGCGACTGGCGGCCGGCGTTGCTCGACTTGGCCGGGCTGCGCGCCGATATTCTGTCGCCGGTGAAAGAGACCGGCAGCGTGCTGGGGCGCGTCACCGAGCAGGCGGCGCAGGAGAGCGGGCTGCTGCGCGGCACCCCGGTGGTGATGGGCGGCGGCGACGTGCAGCTCGGCAGCCTGGGGCTCGGCATCGTGCGCGCCGGGCAGACGGCGGTGCTCGGCGGCACCTTTTGGCAGCAAATCGTCAACCTGCCGGAGCCGGCCATCGATCCGGAGATGAACATCCGCATCAACCCCCACGTCATTCCCGGCATGGCGCAGGCGGAATCCATCAGCTTCTTTACCGGCCTGACCATGCGCTGGTTCCGCGACGCCTTCTGCGCGGAAGAAAAATTGCTGGCGGAGCGGCTGGGGATCGACGCCTACAGCCTGCTGGAAGAGATGGCGGCCAGAGTGCCGCCGGGCGCCTACGGCGTGATGCCGATTTTCTCCGACGCCATGCATTTCAAAACCTGGTATCACGCGGCGCCGTCGTTCATCAACATGTCGATCGACCCGGAGCGCTGCAACAAACAGACGCTGTTCCGCGCGCTGGAGGAGAATGCCGCCATCGTCTCCGCCTGCAATCTGGAACAGATCGCCGCCTTCTCCGGCGTGCAGGCCCGTTCGCTGGTGTTCGCCGGCGGCGGCGCCAAGGGCAAGCTGTGGAGCCAGATCCTCAGCGACGTCACCGGGCTGACGGTGCGGGTGCCGGTGGTGAAAGAGGCCACCGCGCTGGGCTGCGCGATCGCCGCCGGCGTCGGCGCCGGGCTGTACGAATCACTGGCCGAAACCGGCGAGCGCCTGGTGCGCTGGGAGCGCGAGCATCAGCCGGACATGACCCACCACGCGCTGTATCAGGAACAGAAAGAAACCTGGCGGCGGGTCTACGCCGATCAGTTGACGCTGGTGGACAACGGCCTGACCACCTCGCTGTGGAAAGCGCCGGGGCTATAA
- a CDS encoding CDP-diacylglycerol diphosphatase: MKRLFRLLIILLVILLLAAVLWWFFGRGNPNALWQIVSQQCVPNQQQNHDPAPCVKVGLTEGYVLFKDSKGPYHDLVMPTEKVSGIESPILQAERTPHYFALAWNNREHISGELGKPLKDAWLSLAVNSKYGRSQNQLHIHVACLRQDVYNALGEQAEQLDQQWRPLAVKLVGHHYLARKLAGTDLTQEDPFRLLQNYVAEQGDSIGNYGLALAVSPQGEMLLLANRLTLTDLNLGSAGEIQDYRCEVAGNSR, translated from the coding sequence ATGAAAAGACTTTTCAGACTATTAATTATTTTGCTTGTTATTTTGCTGCTGGCGGCGGTGCTGTGGTGGTTCTTCGGGCGCGGCAATCCGAATGCGTTATGGCAAATCGTTAGCCAGCAGTGCGTGCCCAATCAGCAACAGAACCACGATCCGGCGCCCTGTGTAAAGGTTGGCTTAACCGAGGGTTATGTACTGTTTAAAGACAGCAAAGGTCCCTATCACGATCTGGTGATGCCAACCGAAAAGGTCAGCGGCATCGAGAGCCCGATATTGCAAGCGGAGCGAACGCCGCATTATTTCGCCCTGGCCTGGAACAACCGCGAACATATATCCGGCGAGCTGGGTAAACCGTTAAAAGACGCGTGGCTTTCTCTGGCGGTCAATTCGAAATATGGCCGTTCTCAGAATCAGCTGCATATTCACGTTGCCTGCTTGCGCCAGGATGTCTATAACGCGCTGGGGGAACAGGCGGAGCAATTAGATCAACAGTGGCGACCGCTGGCGGTGAAATTGGTCGGCCACCACTACCTGGCCAGAAAATTGGCGGGCACCGATTTAACCCAGGAAGATCCTTTCCGCTTGTTGCAAAACTATGTGGCCGAGCAGGGCGACAGCATCGGCAATTACGGTCTGGCGCTGGCGGTCAGCCCGCAGGGCGAGATGCTGCTGTTGGCGAACCGTTTGACGTTGACCGATCTGAACCTGGGCTCGGCCGGCGAAATTCAGGACTACCGGTGCGAGGTGGCGGGGAACTCAAGATGA
- a CDS encoding methyltransferase — protein MNHSVRPPQCDDKTILDITMNLYLYPAALIAHRLGIFEFIALHPRNLTDICAQANVEKRPAETLVMALVALKLIARDGETFSLTPEAEIFLLKNNPHYFGYFWDLMIENSEIFTLQNLESAIRKNTSQVYGEQELFETHTLDADRMRRFTHAMHSLSMGSASVWPTLLPLGACRAALDIGGASGAHAISLAAHWPALTCTVFDLPEVCPLAADYARHYGLSHRIGTHSGDMWRDPYPAADLHLYSNIFHDWPMDKNRFLAQKSYAALPPGGRIVIHEVLYNDDGDGPPAAAGYSLMMMGWTQGRQYSGKEIGGLLRDIGFGPAQVLPSLGYFSIVTAQKPLT, from the coding sequence ATGAACCATTCCGTCCGGCCGCCGCAATGCGACGACAAAACCATTCTCGATATCACGATGAATTTATATCTCTATCCGGCGGCGCTTATTGCGCACCGCCTGGGCATCTTTGAGTTTATTGCTCTGCACCCCCGCAATCTGACCGATATATGCGCTCAGGCCAATGTGGAAAAACGCCCGGCGGAGACGCTGGTCATGGCGCTAGTGGCATTGAAATTGATCGCCAGAGACGGCGAAACATTCTCTCTGACGCCGGAAGCGGAAATCTTTTTGTTAAAAAACAACCCGCATTACTTCGGCTATTTTTGGGATTTGATGATTGAAAACAGCGAGATTTTCACGCTGCAAAACCTGGAAAGCGCCATCAGAAAGAATACTTCGCAGGTGTATGGCGAGCAGGAGCTGTTTGAAACGCATACGCTCGACGCCGACAGAATGCGGCGTTTTACCCACGCCATGCACAGCCTGAGCATGGGATCGGCCAGCGTTTGGCCTACGTTGCTGCCCCTCGGCGCCTGCCGCGCGGCGCTGGATATCGGCGGCGCCTCCGGCGCCCATGCCATCAGCCTGGCGGCCCACTGGCCGGCGCTCACGTGCACCGTGTTCGATCTGCCGGAGGTGTGCCCGCTCGCCGCCGACTACGCGCGCCATTACGGCCTCAGCCACCGCATCGGCACCCACAGCGGCGATATGTGGCGCGATCCCTACCCGGCGGCGGATCTGCACCTGTACTCCAATATTTTCCACGACTGGCCGATGGACAAGAACCGCTTCCTGGCGCAAAAGAGCTATGCGGCCCTCCCGCCCGGAGGCAGGATCGTGATCCACGAAGTGCTGTACAACGATGACGGCGACGGCCCGCCTGCCGCCGCGGGATACAGCCTGATGATGATGGGATGGACGCAGGGCCGCCAATACTCCGGCAAGGAAATCGGCGGCCTGCTGCGCGACATCGGCTTCGGGCCCGCTCAGGTGCTGCCGTCGCTCGGCTATTTCAGCATCGTCACGGCGCAAAAACCCCTGACTTAA
- a CDS encoding MFS transporter: MLNNKDNPASSPWPAIFSLTVACFVMVTTEFLPIGLLTNIAPSLGVSTGTAGLMVTMPGIVAAVAAPALSLISGRLDRRLLMLGLSLLLMVSNLVAALAVNFPMMLLGRVLLGICVGGFWSFAANYGRHLVPEASQGRATALILSGISVGAVCGVPAGALIGDLFGWRAAFFGGAALAVGVLAAQLRLLTSVPPSRPVTPRDLVLPLRLPMARIGLIAIVLLFIGHFAAYTYLRPLLQQVFVLSPSAISLQLLAYGAIGLLGTFLGERLAEHSLRATFILIAAMLAGILIVSPLLSGLAGATLMVLVWGLAFGAVPVCATNWMFAAVPQAPEAGQALLVCVIQIALASGALLGGEVVDWQGVSSAMLFGGALILSATLVFGLSLRSGAIGAKQC; the protein is encoded by the coding sequence ATGCTGAATAATAAAGATAACCCTGCATCATCCCCGTGGCCGGCGATCTTCTCGCTGACGGTCGCCTGTTTTGTCATGGTCACCACCGAGTTTCTGCCGATCGGCCTGCTGACCAACATCGCCCCCTCGCTCGGCGTCAGCACCGGCACCGCCGGGCTGATGGTCACCATGCCCGGCATCGTGGCGGCGGTGGCCGCCCCCGCATTGAGCCTGATTTCCGGCCGTCTGGATCGGCGTTTACTGATGCTGGGGCTGTCGCTGTTGCTGATGGTGTCCAACCTGGTGGCGGCGCTGGCCGTCAACTTCCCGATGATGCTGCTGGGCCGCGTGCTGCTGGGCATCTGCGTCGGCGGTTTCTGGTCGTTCGCCGCCAACTACGGCCGCCATCTGGTGCCGGAAGCCAGCCAGGGCCGCGCCACCGCGCTGATCCTCAGCGGCATCTCGGTCGGCGCGGTGTGCGGCGTGCCGGCCGGGGCGCTGATCGGCGATCTGTTCGGCTGGCGCGCCGCCTTCTTCGGCGGTGCGGCATTGGCGGTCGGCGTACTGGCGGCGCAGCTGCGTTTGCTGACCTCGGTGCCGCCTTCCCGGCCGGTCACGCCGCGCGATCTGGTGCTGCCGCTGCGCCTGCCGATGGCGCGCATCGGCCTGATCGCCATCGTGCTGTTGTTCATCGGCCACTTCGCCGCCTACACCTACCTGCGGCCCCTGCTGCAGCAGGTGTTCGTGCTCAGCCCGTCGGCGATCTCGCTGCAGCTGTTGGCCTATGGCGCCATCGGTCTGCTGGGCACCTTTCTCGGCGAGCGTCTGGCGGAACACAGCCTACGCGCCACCTTCATACTGATCGCCGCCATGCTGGCGGGCATTTTGATCGTTTCGCCGCTGCTCAGCGGCCTCGCCGGCGCCACGCTGATGGTGCTGGTATGGGGGCTGGCCTTTGGCGCCGTGCCGGTCTGCGCCACCAACTGGATGTTCGCCGCCGTGCCGCAGGCGCCGGAGGCCGGTCAGGCGCTGTTGGTGTGCGTCATCCAGATCGCGCTGGCCTCCGGCGCACTGCTGGGCGGTGAAGTGGTGGACTGGCAGGGCGTCAGCAGCGCCATGCTGTTCGGCGGCGCGCTGATCCTCTCCGCCACGCTGGTATTCGGCCTCAGCTTGCGCTCCGGCGCGATTGGCGCTAAACAGTGTTAA
- a CDS encoding AAA family ATPase — MIVLIGSQKGGVGKSTKAVNIAGYLILKQGKTAIIVDADDQKSIMTWYNDRQNVEGLPHIPVVAASGKIKETLLELDRHYDYVIVDTAGRDSAELRSGLLAADLFLSPLRPSQMDLDTIGYLSEMFSTAQEYNEKVKGYIVLNMCPTNIFINEANEAAQVLSEYPEFTLVSNRLCDRKIYRDAWGEAITVHEANNEKAQAEIECLVKEVIL, encoded by the coding sequence ATGATTGTTCTGATTGGCTCGCAAAAAGGCGGCGTCGGCAAGTCGACGAAAGCGGTGAATATCGCCGGGTATCTGATTCTTAAGCAAGGCAAGACGGCGATCATCGTCGATGCCGACGACCAGAAATCAATCATGACCTGGTACAACGACCGTCAGAACGTCGAAGGGCTGCCGCACATTCCGGTGGTGGCCGCGTCGGGCAAAATCAAGGAAACGCTGCTGGAGCTGGATCGCCATTACGACTACGTGATCGTCGACACCGCCGGCCGCGACAGCGCCGAACTGCGCTCCGGCCTGCTGGCCGCCGATCTGTTCCTCTCGCCGCTGCGCCCTTCGCAGATGGACCTCGACACCATCGGCTATCTGTCGGAGATGTTCTCCACCGCGCAGGAATATAACGAGAAGGTCAAAGGCTACATCGTGCTGAACATGTGCCCGACCAACATCTTCATTAATGAAGCCAACGAAGCGGCGCAGGTGCTGAGCGAATACCCGGAGTTCACCCTGGTGAGCAACCGCCTGTGCGACCGCAAAATTTACCGCGACGCCTGGGGCGAAGCCATCACCGTGCATGAGGCGAACAATGAAAAGGCGCAGGCCGAGATCGAATGCCTGGTGAAAGAGGTGATCCTGTGA
- the lsrG gene encoding (4S)-4-hydroxy-5-phosphonooxypentane-2,3-dione isomerase, translating to MHVTLVEINVKQDKIDEFIDVFRANHLGAIEEPGNLRFDVLQDEQIPTRFYIYEAYRDEQAVAAHKQTPHYLQCVAKLEALMTGPRKKTTFIGLMPE from the coding sequence ATGCACGTCACATTGGTTGAGATCAACGTTAAACAAGACAAAATCGACGAATTTATCGATGTTTTCCGCGCCAATCACCTGGGCGCGATCGAAGAGCCGGGCAACCTGCGCTTCGATGTGCTGCAGGATGAACAGATCCCGACGCGGTTTTACATCTACGAAGCCTATCGCGACGAGCAGGCGGTGGCGGCGCACAAGCAGACCCCGCACTACCTGCAGTGCGTGGCGAAGCTGGAAGCGCTGATGACCGGCCCGCGCAAGAAGACCACCTTTATCGGCCTGATGCCGGAATAA
- a CDS encoding LysR family transcriptional regulator, with product MDHHLLAIRVFNRVVETGGFTRAADSLGMPKATVTKLIQNLEDHLQTKLFQRTTRSVSVTREGECYYQNTVKWLADLEQMEGCLTESQSSPQGVLRIDTGSGTARQLLLPALPGFLERYPQIQIDLSIGDRVIDLISDSADCVIRSGPLADSSLIARRLFDLDWVSCATPAYLARHGAPRHPCDLEQGFPMVHYRHPVNDRIHPQRYVERGKEIAIQQRYPVSINEGNALLAASLAGLGIIQIYRFMAQPHLERGELVSLLHDWQPPPEQMYVVYPSNRHLSGKLRAFIDWAVETFR from the coding sequence ATGGACCATCATTTGCTCGCTATCCGGGTATTTAACCGCGTGGTGGAAACCGGCGGCTTTACCCGCGCCGCCGATTCGCTGGGCATGCCGAAAGCGACGGTCACCAAGCTGATCCAAAATCTGGAGGATCACCTGCAGACCAAGCTGTTTCAGCGCACCACTCGCAGCGTGTCGGTCACCCGCGAAGGCGAATGCTATTACCAAAATACGGTGAAATGGCTGGCGGATTTGGAGCAGATGGAGGGCTGCCTGACCGAGTCGCAAAGTTCTCCGCAGGGCGTGCTGCGCATCGACACCGGCAGCGGCACCGCTCGCCAACTGCTGTTGCCGGCGCTGCCCGGCTTTTTGGAACGCTACCCGCAAATCCAAATCGATCTCAGCATCGGCGATCGCGTTATCGATCTGATCAGCGACAGCGCCGACTGCGTGATCCGCAGCGGCCCATTGGCCGACTCCAGCCTGATCGCCCGGCGTCTGTTCGATCTGGACTGGGTCAGCTGCGCCACCCCGGCTTATCTGGCGCGCCACGGCGCCCCGCGCCACCCGTGCGATCTGGAACAGGGTTTTCCGATGGTGCACTACCGCCATCCGGTCAACGACCGCATCCATCCGCAACGCTATGTCGAACGCGGCAAAGAGATCGCCATCCAGCAGCGCTACCCGGTCAGCATCAATGAAGGCAACGCGCTGCTGGCGGCGAGCCTGGCCGGATTAGGCATCATCCAGATTTATCGGTTTATGGCGCAGCCGCACCTCGAGCGCGGCGAACTGGTCAGCCTGCTGCACGACTGGCAGCCGCCGCCGGAGCAGATGTACGTGGTCTACCCGTCCAATCGCCATCTCAGCGGCAAGCTGCGGGCGTTCATCGACTGGGCGGTGGAGACGTTTCGCTAG
- a CDS encoding O-acetylserine/cysteine exporter yields the protein MTLRDRLLALLVVVIWGVNFVVIKFGLQGMPPFLLAGMRFLLVALPAIFFIPRPTIPWKWLLLYGMTMSFAQFAFLFVAIKVGMPAGLASLVLQAQVFFTLLLGVVLMGEKLRVNHFVGIAIASGGMLVLAQASLHKPGSGAVPLAGLLLTLAAAFSWALGNLTNKKILAGFPQRNILSLVVWSAPIPVVPFLACSWLFDGPEVVLSSLSHVQVGTWLAVAYLAFAATLFGYSVWGSLLGRYETWRVAPLTLLVPLVGLFAAWLLLDEALSPAQFGGALLVLAGMAVNTFGLPRRRAVAVR from the coding sequence ATGACATTGCGCGATCGGCTGTTGGCGCTGTTGGTGGTGGTGATCTGGGGCGTGAATTTCGTCGTGATCAAGTTCGGTTTACAGGGCATGCCGCCGTTTCTGCTGGCCGGGATGCGTTTTTTGCTGGTGGCGTTGCCGGCGATCTTCTTTATCCCGCGCCCGACGATCCCGTGGAAATGGCTGCTGCTGTACGGCATGACCATGAGCTTCGCGCAGTTCGCGTTTTTGTTCGTCGCCATCAAGGTGGGCATGCCGGCGGGGCTGGCCTCGCTGGTGCTGCAGGCGCAGGTGTTCTTCACCCTGCTGTTGGGCGTCGTGCTGATGGGCGAAAAGCTGCGGGTCAACCATTTCGTCGGCATCGCTATCGCCAGCGGCGGCATGCTGGTGCTGGCGCAGGCCAGCCTGCATAAGCCGGGCAGCGGCGCGGTCCCCCTGGCGGGCCTGTTGCTGACGCTGGCGGCGGCGTTTTCCTGGGCGCTGGGTAACCTGACCAACAAGAAGATCCTGGCCGGTTTCCCGCAGCGTAATATTTTATCGCTGGTGGTGTGGAGCGCGCCGATCCCGGTCGTGCCGTTCCTGGCCTGCAGCTGGCTGTTCGACGGCCCTGAGGTGGTGCTGAGCAGCCTGAGCCATGTGCAGGTTGGCACGTGGCTGGCGGTGGCCTATCTGGCGTTCGCCGCCACGCTGTTCGGTTATTCGGTGTGGGGCAGCTTGCTGGGGCGCTATGAAACCTGGCGCGTTGCGCCGCTGACGCTGCTGGTGCCGCTGGTCGGGCTGTTCGCCGCCTGGCTGCTGCTGGACGAAGCGTTGTCGCCGGCGCAGTTCGGCGGCGCATTGCTGGTGCTGGCCGGCATGGCGGTCAACACCTTCGGGCTGCCGCGCCGCCGGGCCGTCGCCGTGCGCTAA
- a CDS encoding LysE family translocator, with protein MNIYLSMAAFALAASITPGPVNIVALSAGAQFGFGATQRHVFGATLGFTLLLVLLGLGMHQLLILWPGLTRLIQWAGVAFLLFMAYRLAFDDGRLGNGAAQAPSCWYGALMQWLNPKAWLASVASLGAFVGDGDMLLLWQFAGLYFVICYASVACWAYVGAMLRGLLRQARNVQRFNRAMAALLAASACYLLAEGF; from the coding sequence ATGAATATCTACCTTTCCATGGCCGCGTTTGCGCTGGCGGCTTCCATCACCCCTGGCCCGGTCAACATCGTCGCATTGAGCGCCGGGGCGCAATTCGGTTTTGGCGCGACCCAACGCCATGTGTTCGGCGCCACGCTGGGGTTTACCCTGTTGCTGGTGCTGCTGGGTTTGGGCATGCACCAGCTGCTGATCCTGTGGCCGGGGCTGACCCGCTTGATCCAGTGGGCCGGCGTGGCTTTTCTGCTGTTTATGGCCTATCGGCTGGCGTTTGACGACGGCAGACTGGGCAACGGCGCGGCGCAGGCGCCTTCCTGCTGGTACGGCGCGCTGATGCAATGGCTGAATCCCAAGGCATGGCTGGCGTCGGTGGCCAGCCTCGGCGCCTTTGTCGGCGATGGCGACATGCTGTTGCTATGGCAGTTCGCCGGGCTCTACTTCGTGATTTGCTATGCCTCGGTAGCCTGCTGGGCCTATGTCGGCGCGATGCTGCGCGGCCTGCTCAGGCAGGCGCGCAACGTACAACGCTTTAATCGCGCGATGGCGGCGTTGCTGGCGGCCAGCGCTTGTTATCTGTTGGCGGAGGGTTTTTGA